One window of bacterium genomic DNA carries:
- a CDS encoding nicotinate-nucleotide adenylyltransferase, whose product MSRVALLGGSFDPPHSAHVQVARHLLDSGDFDEVWVLPSPQNPLKPSSSSFEDRLAMCRLAFADLGSAIQVRDDERGLSGFTIDLARKLQAEHPGREFRFVGGSDLRAELPRWKESAELQQLLGFVFLPRPPDPASPFLPISASEIRARAKKGLPLAGMLPPSVERYIQEHRLYR is encoded by the coding sequence GCGCTGCTCGGCGGATCCTTCGACCCGCCCCATTCGGCCCATGTCCAAGTCGCCCGTCACCTGCTGGATTCCGGCGACTTCGACGAAGTCTGGGTGCTGCCCTCGCCGCAAAACCCCCTCAAGCCGAGCTCCAGCTCCTTCGAAGACCGCCTCGCGATGTGCCGCTTGGCCTTCGCCGATTTGGGATCGGCCATCCAAGTCCGCGACGATGAGCGGGGCTTGAGCGGCTTCACCATCGACCTGGCCCGGAAGCTTCAGGCCGAGCATCCCGGCCGGGAATTTCGCTTCGTCGGCGGCTCCGACTTGCGGGCGGAGCTCCCCCGCTGGAAGGAAAGCGCCGAGCTGCAGCAACTGCTCGGCTTCGTCTTCCTGCCTCGGCCGCCGGACCCGGCCTCGCCCTTCCTTCCGATCTCCGCCAGTGAAATCCGGGCCCGGGCCAAAAAGGGATTGCCTCTGGCCGGCATGCTGCCACCATCGGTCGAACGGTATATTCAAGAGCATCGCCTCTACCGATAG